From the genome of Periplaneta americana isolate PAMFEO1 chromosome 17, P.americana_PAMFEO1_priV1, whole genome shotgun sequence:
ttacgaagGAACCACTTCAGTAcccgtatttcaagcgctatgtgccagtttgtataatctcgtaagcaacagtTGCGAtgcatctgattctgtgtgcatcacatcataagaaatcagcGGGAGGAAGCACCATCAAACAATATATCGCGTCGCGCCACGTCTGATTCTGTATGCATCCGGCCTTATTCTCCCACAATTTGCTATTTTAAGCTCCatctcatgttttttttttttttgtaagatgcTAGGAGGTATGTTTCACCGCAGACAACGCATTTGCAACATTCACTCTTGTGATCGAGTAGTGTCTGGTTGTTTGGAGACAGAGAGATTCATTGGTAAATGTGATGTTCTAATGGTAAATAGGGATATCAACATGTCTAGAACTGCTATTAGCTGCAATACAAAAAACCTCCTGCTGAACATCAGATTTTGTTGCAAGATGTTTGGCCCGTATCTTTCGAACAGTGGGGTGACGAGCTTTCCTAAGTGGAGTTCCATGCACACAAGACATTTTCTCGACGTGTTGCATCAAACTGTTGAGAAACTTAACGCAAGACAGGACTAGGAAATTCCACAACTCAAAGTGATAATATTAACATTCCGCTCGAAAATCTGAATGATCACTTCGTAACTTCACAGTCATTGACCCTGGAAATAacagaaaaacagtaaacaacAGATCACTTGCTAACGACTCCACCTCCGATAATAGCCAAGTTCTATTCTTCTTACCTATCAGGAAAAGAAGTACGAACAATAGTGAAATGCGTAACTAAAGCTCAAGAAGTACATTGCACTGCTTAAAATTCTGCACAGAATTATGACATGAGATCGGAGAATGTGTATCTTCAATATTTGCAACGCAAAGTAACTCCACAATTGTAGCTTCTTGCGTCCCTAAGACTGGGATAGTTTATTTCAAGAACAGCCACTTCTCTTCAATTCTTTACACGTACGATCAAGATTTCCAGATTGTAACGGCAAATACATAGTTACGCAAAATGAACtagtgttggcaaacaaataatgACGTTGCGAAATATGTTTTGCATAGGTTAGCAGCGCTGAAAATCCGGACTAATATATTCCAACTTCTGTTGTTATGGCGTGGGTGGATGTTCCACAGTGTTCTCAATGTCTTTACAGACCCTCGGATTATTTCTGTGGATTTATTACGCATTTTGTGTGCAGCGATATTGATTACAAGTGTTCAAGATACACCATCACAttttttaggcctacatatttctgTTAAATAATATGTTCATGTAAGAAATTGTTAAAGTTCGAAGAATTGTACCAAAATGCGGCACTGTTAGAAAAATTGTCATTATACTTCTGTGTCCTGTATTCAGTGAAGAATAAATATTCTGAAAGCCAGACATTAAAACACCAGCACAACATGCACGGCACGACTGTGAATTCAGGTTTGTGTCCTTGAGAAACGCCTTCTGAGATATCCCTTATATTAGAAACACTTTTTGAAAATAGCATAAATTATTTGGATGGTATATTGTCAGTATACGGGTTATTAGTGGACACAATTAACACTCGTCACTGATATCTAGTTTGAATAACTGAACATAATATATGAGTACATTACAGTTCACATTTCCTTCAAGAGAGGAACACTTCACACGAATTTGTCATTTGTTACCTGTATGCTGTCGTTTGTGTTTTTTTAGAGAAGCCGAGTGAgagaagcatttcccacataagtCACATTCGAAAGGTTTTTCGCCCGTATGCAGGCGTTTGTGAACTTTCAGAGTACTCGACTGCGAGAAACACTTTTCACAcgcatcacatttgaaaggtttttcgccCGTGTGCTGTCGTTCATGGCTTTTTAGGGCTCCAGACtgcgagaaacactttccacaaataacacatttgaaaggtttctcgccggTATGCTGGCgtttatgaatttttaaaggACTGGACcgagaaaaacactttccacatacatcgcatttgaaaggcttttCCCCTGTATGTTGGAGTTGGTGGCGTTTTAAAGAACTCGACCGCAAGAATGATTTTCCACAAACAACGCATTTGAAAGGTCTCTCGCCCGTATGACGACGTTTATGGATATTTAGGTAACTAGACTGCgagaaacatttaccacaaatGTCGCAACTGACCGGCTTCTCGCCCGTGTGCTGCAGATAATGGCCTTTTAGTTGACTGGATTGCCAGAAACATTTTCCACATACATCGCATTTGAAACGTCTCTCTCCCGTGTGCTGCGCATGATGGATCTTGAGGTGACTTGAATTCGAGAAGCATTTTCCACAGACatcacacttgaaaggtttctccCCCGTGTGCTGGCGCGCATGGCTCTTGAGTGCGCCTGCCTGCGGGAAGcactttccacagacatcgcacCTGAACGGCTTTTCGCCTGTGTGCAGGCGTGCGTGAGTGTTTAAATGGCCTTTCTGATAAAAACtctttccacagacatcgcacTTGAAGGGCTTCCTGCCTCTGTCCAATTTCTTCCCATCTTTACGTATCAAGACAAGTTGTTGCGAGCAAACAGAAATCTTGGATGCCTCGTGTAAAGTCACGTGATCTTCATGTACAATACCATTACTCTCTGATGTCACAGTGTCGTCATCTGTACCTGCAAGACTAATAAAAAAACACTATCAGTCTTAAACAAGGACAACAACCTAAAATAAATTAATCGCATCTAAACACTGGAAGCTAATAAACAGGCTGCCATTGATTACAGTGCACAGAACATCCTCTattatttgactataattatttatttactgtgccacctatgcttatcttaaaagttaataattcacattaacgttttcgatacatttgtatcatcttcagatgtggaGTATT
Proteins encoded in this window:
- the LOC138692944 gene encoding zinc finger protein 235-like isoform X1: MSVVMDVVKMEPEADPLADNTDAEEKKPLSEEGNLFDEHTIWIKDECVDQSCDVTSEMKVEESQVAVNFHSLKCEAQEEWRCLDNVKDELKLEVAAEENEVLAESLAGTDDDTVTSESNGIVHEDHVTLHEASKISVCSQQLVLIRKDGKKLDRGRKPFKCDVCGKSFYQKGHLNTHARLHTGEKPFRCDVCGKCFPQAGALKSHARQHTGEKPFKCDVCGKCFSNSSHLKIHHAQHTGERRFKCDVCGKCFWQSSQLKGHYLQHTGEKPVSCDICGKCFSQSSYLNIHKRRHTGERPFKCVVCGKSFLRSSSLKRHQLQHTGEKPFKCDVCGKCFSRSSPLKIHKRQHTGEKPFKCVICGKCFSQSGALKSHERQHTGEKPFKCDACEKCFSQSSTLKVHKRLHTGEKPFECDLCGKCFSHSASLKKHKRQHTGNK
- the LOC138692944 gene encoding zinc finger protein 235-like isoform X2, with product MDVVKMEPEADPLADNTDAEEKKPLSEEGNLFDEHTIWIKDECVDQSCDVTSEMKVEESQVAVNFHSLKCEAQEEWRCLDNVKDELKLEVAAEENEVLAESLAGTDDDTVTSESNGIVHEDHVTLHEASKISVCSQQLVLIRKDGKKLDRGRKPFKCDVCGKSFYQKGHLNTHARLHTGEKPFRCDVCGKCFPQAGALKSHARQHTGEKPFKCDVCGKCFSNSSHLKIHHAQHTGERRFKCDVCGKCFWQSSQLKGHYLQHTGEKPVSCDICGKCFSQSSYLNIHKRRHTGERPFKCVVCGKSFLRSSSLKRHQLQHTGEKPFKCDVCGKCFSRSSPLKIHKRQHTGEKPFKCVICGKCFSQSGALKSHERQHTGEKPFKCDACEKCFSQSSTLKVHKRLHTGEKPFECDLCGKCFSHSASLKKHKRQHTGNK